The DNA sequence AGAATGGCTCCCCAACTATTGTATCCGTGGGCTCATTCTGACCACCTTCTGATCTCGACTTCTGCCTTCTAGGCATTTATTTGTCTTTGTGAACTCGATCGAAAGGTTGCAAACAAATCCGCACTTATTGGTGTACGTATGTCTGCACTgtcctttctttttttagctTCAAGCGTCGCTATTGGTCGATCGACGAActgtaaatatatatcttcGCCAACCTCGGGCAACCCTTCCCGCGCGTCTTCGTATAACGACGAAAAAGGAAACTGCCTAACAAAATTCGTGGGAATTTTTACGCCTTTTATAACAGATCATTTTCGGCGTGCCCAGCGCACGCTGCGCCTGTTCTTCTTATTGTTCTCGGCCGGGTCGTGCACGACCtctttttaaattttttctgccgTCTATTTTAACAGTAGGTGATTtgagaaaacaacaacaaaacaaaaacagggcgaaaaaaaaaaaaaaatctccCGGGCAGCTTAGGTAATCCGGCTGATGACGATCCATTATCAGCCGTAAAATAGGCTTTATCCAAATTGCATAAATTACTGTAATGCTATTATCTGTTAGGCCAAGGGAAAAAGGGTTCAGTATCGATATCATTTGTTATCGGGTGGAATGCAACACGGTTTTATTTTCGTTTGAGTTAGAGGGCTTCTTGAGTTAAGTAAATCgatatttcaaatttttcaactgatAAATACGAAGGCTTCAATCAAGCCTaagctgctttttttccttattgCCAAATAGATACGAAAAcgtactttttttttttctttcattactagagaatatatttttaatcatttttttttcattttatttttttcccctttttccATCCTCACAAAAATCTATCAGGAAACAAAACCGGCGCTATCAATGTCCAAGCATACAATAAATAACAAACCCAAGAGCTTACCGTTTTAAGCCACGTGTTGAAGTACGTCCTTCCAACCGGCACAAAGCCATCGGCCTCACCCGATTCCACATTTATAGTAAGAAGTGCCGCCATATACTGTGTggccaaaaagaaaatcacaTGGAATAGTGTGTAATTGTACTTGGTGGCAGTTTTCGACTTGGTCACCGACGCGTCGCCGTCGTCTCCAGCACTGCCCATAAAAGCAGGATCCGAAAGTGCACTTTCCGGCAATGAACCCTCATTAACGGCCTCCTGAATTGCCGCATACCGCATTTGGTTTCGTTCCTCCGGCTCCTGTGTAAGGATGTCCAACACCGAGTCGTAGTTTTCGGAGTCGGCATAGTTTGGGTTCGCAGAACTGTGATTAAACGTTGAATTTCCGGCTGCCCGAGTGGTTGTGTATGCAATTGCGACAAATGTGAATAGTGCACCCACAAGAGTAGTAAGTGTCCGTGTTCCGGAAGACCGAATAAGCGGGTTGCACTTTTTATCATCTGGCTCACTTAGACAAGCACTAAAGATTAAGTATGTGCAATAAACGCAGCACATCGATGCCTGGGCCAAGCCTGCATTTGGATTGTATTCCTGGACAACTGGGAGGATCGAGAGAACTGTTGCAGCCACTGCAAGAACGACATTTACGCTAATAAATGCTGTATTCATTCCACACCCGCTTTGGGCAAAGAAATGATACATAAGACCAGTCATAAGAAGTGTTCCTGCGTACATTGCGGCAGTTCCACCCACCAAAATTGCGCGCCAGAATCGTTCATCCTGAAACAAGGATCCAAATCCGTTTGCACTGCTTCCGTCATCAATTGTGTCCCCATATCCATCATCCAAGAAGATTTGACCCTCATCAATCTTTTCAAGGCATGTCTCGGCCCACTCATGGGCAAAGTCAACCAATAGGATCAACCCCACTATGAGAAATAGCGTTCCAAAGAATATCGACAGGTAATTTCCCCAGAAAACGAAGAACTGGTCCGGAATGAGAAAGCAAACTGTAGAAATAAGCGTTAGAACAACAAGCTTAGCAACCCAGTATCCATTCTGTATTATGGCACGTGGATCCTTAGTACTTTGCACTCCAATGGTGAGCAAAGCCATCGCCACATGTATCATACcaagggagaaatttattcgTTGTGCGTTCGCAAATCCTGTACATCCTTTCTCTCTGCAATACGCAGAAGCACTTCTAAATGGACCAACCGCCAATTTTTCTGCAAGACGAGTAAATTTCTTGCTCATACAGAGCCAGGAAATTGCAGAATTTATGCAGAACAGCACCGCATACATTATTCTCGTAGCAATAGATGATTGAAATGTGTGTGCAAGCGGATTAAGCTTTGTGTTTACACAACATGAGCAGCATGAGGCTCCTAAACATGCCGCAAGCCAATTTCCGGCCATTGTGACCGGTAACGATATAATAGAGCCCATTGTTTTGTGTTTGTACTGCTGGTTCTATTTAACTGAAAACTCTATTTGTCAACTTGTGAgtaaaatttgaagaaaaatgtttATCTTATCTTTTATCATGTCATCTTCCCCGcctcgttttttttttttttttttttttttctcccctgctctttttattatttagCGCCATGGTCTAAAAGCGGAAGTAAATTACGGTATTATCATTATAGGTTCTGTTTATCTCTGAAGACATGTTAGTTGGCTATACTCAGAATATCAACTCATAATTCATCTTTAGATGATAGTATTGCACTGTTTAATAATGTGTAACAGtcttaaaataaaatggatGTACTCAGTGTTTGATTGAAGCATTAGAAGTACTCTTTTGAGTGCGTGAGGATTATTTATGGTTCCAGGTAAGCACTGTTCCTTGTTTAGAGATTTT is a window from the Brettanomyces bruxellensis chromosome 2, complete sequence genome containing:
- a CDS encoding uncharacterized protein (SECRETED:SignalP(1-21)), whose translation is MGSIISLPVTMAGNWLAACLGASCCSCCVNTKLNPLAHTFQSSIATRIMYAVLFCINSAISWLCMSKKFTRLAEKLAVGPFRSASAYCREKGCTGFANAQRINFSLGMIHVAMALLTIGVQSTKDPRAIIQNGYWVAKLVVLTLISTVCFLIPDQFFVFWGNYLSIFFGTLFLIVGLILLVDFAHEWAETCLEKIDEGQIFLDDGYGDTIDDGSSANGFGSLFQDERFWRAILVGGTAAMYAGTLLMTGLMYHFFAQSGCGMNTAFISVNVVLAVAATVLSILPVVQEYNPNAGLAQASMCCVYCTYLIFSACLSEPDDKKCNPLIRSSGTRTLTTLVGALFTFVAIAYTTTRAAGNSTFNHSSANPNYADSENYDSVLDILTQEPEERNQMRYAAIQEAVNEGSLPESALSDPAFMGSAGDDGDASVTKSKTATKYNYTLFHVIFFLATQYMAALLTINVESGEADGFVPVGRTYFNTWLKTVSSWVCYLLYAWTLIAPVLFPDRFL